From the genome of Nicotiana tabacum cultivar K326 chromosome 17, ASM71507v2, whole genome shotgun sequence:
CAACATTGCAGATAAAACTTGGTCCACCGTCACGCCCTGCATCTGCATGTTCACTCTTCCTAGCATTTCCTCCAGCTCCTTCTTTGTTATTCTGATTTTCATCCCTCTCTTACTATTATTAGTATTAATTCCCAGCAGACTTTCTTTCTCTGCAACAATACCTGTAGGTGACACTGGTTCTAAGTCATCTCTTGCCCATACCATATTGGATGATTCATGTTTCAAACAGTTTCCCATCTTCACTTTCTCACAATTTGTTTTTTGTTGTTGCtccaaataagaaaaaaaatgcaATGTATACAAAATATATGTTTACAATGGAAGACGTGCATCTATATTTATATATAGCTAGCCACCAAATTCGTGTGTGGTGTGGCTTTTTTGGGGGCTTGGCGAAAGTGGTGGGAAGGACACAACGTGGAAAATATGTGTTTTAGCCACCATTAGTTGACTAATCAACTACTCcggatttctttctttttctaccttttttcttttctgtagtTTTGACAATGAAAgtgttctggaagttggaattgTCAATACAAAATCGGAATCTGCTTTATCCGCTTATTTTGGCTAAATGGTTTATTATTCAGCCTTCTAGAACTGTGGTTAATTTTTCTATTCAATTTTGTCTTCTTAATCAGGAACCTATtcttgcctctccgcacgtgtCCTCAGTTTGGCCTAATTCATAAGTGGAACATACTTGCTTACTTCTTGCttatactaaataaaataatttaataataaaaatcacaaattaaGTGGGAAACAATGTCACTTAATCATGATTAAATGACAAAATTTTCTATGCGATAGACATGTCGTACATTCGTTTGTTTGACATATATAAACATCGTGTATAAGTTAGTTGTTACGCTTAAAGCGACACTCAAAAACTGCCCCTTCCAGAGATATGCCCTACGCTTCCAAATGGCTGCTCGAAGAAGAAACCTTCTAGTAGCCATTTTTCTCTTCTAATCTTTATCTATTTTGACTTACACAACTCTTAACTTTTTGCATTTGCAACATTAAAGATTACCGTTTTCTCACTTTCTTAGGATCAACTTCTTCCTTTTTGGAGTGTGGGCACATTCCAAAGTTGTGGACCATGGTTTCATTGGTTTGAGACCTTCAATTTGACATGTTTGACTAGTAAAATTGTACATCCAGAACATCCTCGCTCACAAGATTTTGGAGGGGATTAATTGGAGTTGGCTTCTGCATCTGTACAGTCTACAAAATAGAATTGAGTTACGTTTGATCTCCAACATATAATTATTTTGTCAATGAGTTACCGTTTAATTCTCAAGGAATGTTTAGAAATAGACTATATGTTAGTGTTGAGAGCTAGTGAACTCTCTTCCCCTTTCAAGAAACTACTCAAAGAGAAACAAGCGTAGTAGTTAAGTTAGTCATGATAGTAATAATTTTGTTTCTAACTAGCGTAAAGAAAGAAGGCAGGTGATGAAAAGTAACTAGCTAGTAGCTAGACCGACAATAATTTTGTATTCAAATTGCTCAATTTATCTAGCTGATTCATCTTGTAAATAATATTTGCTAGATCATGAGAAAAAAAGGAAATCCAGGGAGTTCTTGGAGGATGTGTGCTATGTGCTATATAGCTTAGGAAATTGAAGAATAAAGAGCTGAAATTGAATACCTGAAGAGTGAAAGGCCCCGAACGTAATTGAGAAAAATGCTGCAAATGGCTGAGGTTTGGCGCAAAGAAGACATTCAAATGCAGTTGATTTATACAGTGCTAATTCCAGCTGCTATTTACCAAGCCCAACTGCAGTTGATCAACAAGACCCAGTACTGTTATTTACCAAGCCCAACTGCAGTTGATCAACTGGCTCAGTTAACATTTAGACCATGTTGGACCAAAAGGTCCAAAACCTATACTATGTTATGCATTCTCAATAGGCCATATCCACATCCGCCTTTATTGGAATAAATCGCCCAGAACAATGCTCCCAGAGCCCATTAATTTCAGCTGTTTATACATTAAGGTATACAACATTTATCGGCACAGTACTTCACTATCTTTAATCAGAGGTCTCAGATTTGAGCCTTGAATATAAAGTCATTTTTGGTAGGGAATAGTTTACCTCACAAAGTGCAATTTTTCGCCGCAAATTCGGGTTAGTCGGGCCCATGTGAGTATCAAACacgagtgaaaaataaaaataacaacatatatcGGCCCAGCCAATCTTAGAACCTACAGTTGCGGGCATTTCGATTTGACAATTTGACATGTCTATTTTACCTCTGTCAGAATTTATaaaactctctttttattttgaaatatcTCCAAATGTTTGAACGCATTTTTACAAATATCTCATTGTTTTATACTACTCTCATAAGTGTTAAGTTTAGAATTTTAATGatgattaataaaaaaaatacttgacTAATGTGAATCTACTATGTGTGCAGATTCACTAATCAAATCTATGGAGGCATAAGAGACTTAAGAAGCAACGGCTCTCAAGCATACaaggaaggaaagaaaatcaatcaagCACATCAAAGAGCCAACGGCTATGATATTCAAATTTGTCCATTAAAGGAATACAAGAAAGGAAggggaatcaatcaaacaagcAAGAGACTCTCAAGCatacaagaaaggaaaggaaatcaATCATGTACGAGAAATTAGGGGAAGACTCAAGAGCAAATGTTTGGGAAGATAAAGGAGCCAATTTGCACATTGAAAATGAATCTGGTTGTACTACACACGCTAAATTCATGAGGCTACCCTTGGGTCCTACTCTTAGAGAATACTGCCTCAAAAGGAAATTCGCACTATCAATGATTTTCCACAATCTCAGAAAAAAGAATCAGAGACTTCATCGAGCACTATTAAAGAAGAGGAGGAAGGACATGGAAGCTTATGCAGCTTTCATCCAAGTTTTCAGTCTTTCTACTTCTTACTAAACAATGTATTCCAAAGCTTACTAGTGTATcaaaagatagagagaaaaagaaagctaTTGAAAAATTATGTAAAGAAATCAGTTGTAACTCGTTGGTGGAA
Proteins encoded in this window:
- the LOC107805380 gene encoding uncharacterized protein LOC107805380 — translated: MGNCLKHESSNMVWARDDLEPVSPTGIVAEKESLLGINTNNSKRGMKIRITKKELEEMLGRVNMQMQGVTVDQVLSAMLMNSRADGSHHHNIQRKQFSSWRPRLQRIPEVY